The Candidatus Bathyarchaeota archaeon genome includes a region encoding these proteins:
- a CDS encoding signal recognition particle protein Srp54 has product MVLEKLGSALNEALRRILRAPVVDETTVKELIHDIQRALLQADVNVQLVLKLSQGIQERVLKEQLPPGISRREHVVKVVYEELTKFLGEKPARLPIETGRTNVIMLVGVQGSGKTTSAAKLARYFRKRGLKTALVCADTFRPGAYAQLKTLAGAAGVSIHEEHKGKEDPVQIAIQEVERFRKEDFDVVIIDTAGRHKDEKALIQEMKEISSIVKPNEIIFVIDATIGQQAAIQAKAFHEATTIGSILVAKLDGSAKGGGAISAVIATGAPIKFIGVGEKIDDLELFDPARFVGRLLGMGDIQSLVEKVKEAELAIPEKKAKAFLSGKLTLEDMYEQLESLQKMGSIQRILAMIPGLGYQLPKTTVEIAEDKMKRWRVIIQSMTKEERKDPKLLNASRIRRIARGAGTSEHDVKELVQQYFAMKRFMKTLARRRLPFLGKIPRDISGF; this is encoded by the coding sequence TTGGTTCTTGAAAAGCTTGGCTCAGCGCTAAACGAAGCTCTACGACGAATTCTTCGCGCTCCAGTCGTAGATGAAACCACTGTCAAGGAACTTATTCACGATATTCAAAGAGCACTACTTCAGGCTGATGTTAATGTCCAATTAGTCCTTAAACTTTCACAAGGAATCCAAGAACGAGTTCTAAAAGAACAACTTCCCCCAGGCATTTCTAGACGTGAACATGTTGTAAAGGTTGTTTACGAAGAATTAACTAAATTCCTTGGAGAAAAACCTGCAAGGCTTCCTATAGAAACCGGTCGGACTAACGTTATCATGCTAGTGGGAGTCCAAGGATCAGGAAAAACAACTAGCGCCGCAAAGCTTGCCCGTTATTTTAGGAAGCGAGGATTAAAAACAGCGTTAGTCTGCGCTGATACATTTAGACCGGGAGCTTACGCGCAATTAAAAACCCTCGCTGGGGCCGCCGGTGTTTCAATCCACGAAGAGCATAAGGGGAAAGAAGACCCGGTGCAAATAGCTATACAGGAAGTAGAACGTTTCAGAAAGGAGGATTTTGACGTAGTAATAATCGATACCGCAGGTCGGCATAAAGACGAGAAGGCCTTAATTCAAGAAATGAAGGAGATTTCCTCGATTGTTAAACCAAATGAGATTATTTTTGTTATCGATGCTACGATCGGTCAACAGGCAGCGATTCAAGCGAAAGCTTTTCATGAAGCAACAACGATTGGCTCTATTTTAGTCGCAAAGCTAGATGGTTCAGCTAAAGGAGGAGGCGCAATATCCGCCGTCATAGCTACTGGCGCTCCAATTAAATTTATTGGTGTCGGCGAAAAAATCGACGATCTTGAGCTATTTGACCCTGCACGTTTTGTTGGCCGTTTGTTAGGGATGGGTGACATACAGAGTTTAGTTGAGAAAGTTAAAGAAGCGGAGTTAGCAATCCCAGAAAAGAAAGCGAAAGCATTCCTTAGCGGAAAGCTTACACTTGAAGATATGTACGAGCAACTTGAATCCTTACAAAAAATGGGCTCTATTCAACGGATTCTGGCAATGATTCCAGGCCTTGGATATCAGTTACCAAAAACCACGGTTGAAATTGCCGAAGACAAGATGAAACGATGGCGAGTAATTATTCAATCAATGACTAAAGAGGAGCGTAAGGACCCAAAGCTTCTAAACGCTTCAAGGATTCGTCGTATTGCTCGAGGCGCGGGGACGAGTGAACATGACGTTAAGGAACTCGTCCAACAATACTTCGCGATGAAAAGATTTATGAAAACCCTTGCTAGGAGAAGATTGCCGTTTTTAGGAAAAATACCTAGAGACATCTCAGGATTCTGA
- the gatC gene encoding Asp-tRNA(Asn)/Glu-tRNA(Gln) amidotransferase subunit GatC produces MRKHLSREQVRHIAWLAKVNLSKEEEELFTKQFNEILDYFKKIDELDTEKVPPTFHIIDLKNVFREDEIGPSLPIEKALLNAPRKKGNFFKAPKML; encoded by the coding sequence ATGAGGAAACATCTTTCAAGAGAGCAGGTGAGACATATTGCTTGGCTAGCCAAAGTTAATCTCTCTAAAGAAGAAGAGGAGTTGTTCACGAAACAGTTTAACGAGATATTAGATTATTTTAAGAAAATTGATGAATTAGACACCGAAAAAGTACCGCCAACATTTCATATTATAGACTTGAAAAACGTATTTCGAGAGGATGAGATCGGTCCTTCACTGCCCATTGAGAAAGCTTTGCTAAATGCTCCTCGTAAAAAGGGTAACTTTTTCAAAGCGCCAAAAATGTTGTGA
- the gatA gene encoding Asp-tRNA(Asn)/Glu-tRNA(Gln) amidotransferase subunit GatA: protein MTGEISAVECVSSVFQRIREVEDRVHAFITLTEELALKKAQEVDNKVSRGEKVGKLAGIPIAIKDNICTEGIRTTCSSKMLCNFIPPYDATVVQRIKEEDAVIIGKTNMDEFAMGTSTELSYFGPTHNPWELSRVAGGSSGGSAAAVAAGEAILALGSDTGGSIRCPASFCSVVGLKPTYGLVSRFGLIAYANSLEQIGPLARDVYDCALLLSVIAGYDPKDSTSVNIPQKDYTRFLANDIRGIKIGVPKEYFEVGTDPSVAKCLWNGITKLESLGASYEETSLPNLAYSLPAYYLIAMAEASSNLARYDGVRYGFRVDRDDLDWSEAFSETRRIGFGTEVKRRIILGTYALTAGYYNRYYLKALKIRTLIRRDFERAFRKFDVLIAPTMPIPPFKIGEKINDPLAMYMCDIDTVPVNLAGCCGVTVTCNFVNGLPIGMQIIGKPFDEGAILRVAYTFEQNTPFKDVRPPLRGR from the coding sequence ATGACAGGTGAGATTTCTGCTGTAGAGTGCGTATCCTCAGTTTTTCAAAGAATTCGAGAAGTCGAGGATCGAGTACATGCTTTCATTACTTTGACTGAAGAATTAGCGTTAAAAAAAGCTCAAGAAGTCGATAATAAAGTAAGCCGCGGTGAGAAGGTTGGTAAACTTGCTGGTATTCCGATCGCGATAAAAGATAACATTTGCACCGAAGGCATTAGAACTACTTGCTCATCTAAAATGTTATGTAACTTTATTCCACCGTACGATGCGACAGTAGTTCAACGAATTAAGGAAGAAGATGCGGTCATCATCGGCAAAACGAATATGGACGAGTTTGCTATGGGAACATCGACTGAGCTGAGTTATTTTGGTCCTACCCATAATCCATGGGAGCTCTCGAGAGTGGCTGGCGGTTCATCAGGCGGAAGTGCGGCAGCAGTTGCCGCCGGCGAGGCTATCTTGGCCCTAGGATCAGATACCGGAGGGTCTATCCGCTGTCCAGCGAGTTTCTGTTCAGTTGTTGGGCTAAAGCCTACATATGGCTTGGTCAGTCGATTTGGATTAATTGCCTACGCGAATAGCCTAGAGCAGATTGGCCCGCTGGCAAGGGACGTATATGATTGTGCGTTGTTACTTAGCGTTATAGCTGGCTATGATCCTAAAGATAGCACTTCTGTTAATATTCCACAAAAAGATTATACTCGTTTCCTTGCGAACGATATTCGGGGAATTAAAATTGGGGTTCCGAAAGAATACTTTGAAGTTGGAACGGATCCGTCGGTTGCAAAATGTTTGTGGAATGGAATAACAAAATTGGAGAGCCTTGGAGCAAGCTACGAAGAAACGTCTTTGCCAAATCTAGCCTATTCTCTTCCCGCTTATTACTTAATAGCAATGGCGGAAGCCAGTTCAAACCTCGCGAGATATGATGGTGTTAGGTATGGGTTTCGAGTAGATAGGGATGACCTGGATTGGAGTGAAGCGTTTTCTGAGACTCGACGAATAGGATTTGGAACAGAAGTTAAAAGAAGGATCATTCTTGGAACATATGCGTTAACTGCCGGATATTATAATCGTTACTATTTAAAAGCCTTAAAAATACGCACGCTCATACGGCGAGACTTTGAAAGAGCCTTCAGGAAGTTTGATGTGTTAATCGCCCCGACAATGCCTATTCCACCATTTAAAATCGGAGAAAAGATAAACGACCCTCTAGCTATGTATATGTGTGACATTGACACAGTACCAGTTAACCTTGCAGGGTGCTGTGGAGTTACAGTAACTTGCAATTTTGTTAATGGTTTACCGATCGGCATGCAAATTATAGGAAAACCATTTGATGAAGGCGCGATACTTCGAGTTGCGTATACTTTTGAACAAAATACCCCATTTAAAGATGTTAGACCACCATTACGAGGGAGATAG
- the gatB gene encoding Asp-tRNA(Asn)/Glu-tRNA(Gln) amidotransferase subunit GatB, which yields MKTDRFGIESVKIGLEAHCQLTSLKTKLFCSCSADYRGKKPNTLVCPVCLGIPGSLPVLNLRAVELALMVALALNCKIPNETFFFRKNYYYPDMSKNFQISQYDRAGGNPLSVDGSVYIRVDHKRKKIKIRRVHLEEDPARLVYTGTIDASPYTLIDYNRSGVALLEIVTDPDLSSPREARIFLQKLRSILEHLGVSNGGLEGAMRCDANISIIGGPRVEIKNISSFKEVERALNFEIARQKDLVSKGISVKQETRHWDETRRVTISLRIKEEEQDYRYFPELDLIPINITKSWLEQLKSKMPELPDARRIRLTKEYGLPSYDAEVLTSDKSLADFFESCVKLGKAPKTVSNWLMTDVLRCLHNFNLELTETKFTPEQLVEMITLIEDGVISGKIAKMILPEMIKTGESPRLIVKERGLVKISGREELQLLIGQVCEENPDAVKDALKDEKAIHFLIGKLMQKTRGRADPKLADELIRAHLALLKSRVSTP from the coding sequence ATGAAAACTGATAGGTTTGGGATTGAAAGCGTCAAAATCGGATTGGAAGCCCACTGCCAACTTACCTCATTAAAAACTAAGTTATTCTGTAGCTGCTCAGCTGACTACCGAGGCAAGAAACCCAATACTTTAGTCTGTCCGGTCTGCTTAGGGATTCCAGGCTCACTGCCAGTATTAAATTTACGGGCAGTTGAATTAGCGTTGATGGTCGCACTTGCTTTAAACTGCAAAATTCCCAATGAGACCTTCTTCTTTCGAAAGAATTATTATTATCCCGATATGAGCAAAAATTTTCAGATTTCTCAATATGACCGTGCTGGTGGAAATCCCCTTTCAGTTGATGGAAGTGTTTACATTCGTGTCGACCATAAACGCAAGAAAATTAAGATTCGACGAGTTCACCTTGAAGAAGATCCTGCACGTCTTGTTTACACGGGTACAATTGATGCTTCTCCATATACCTTAATCGATTATAATCGATCTGGAGTAGCGCTTCTTGAAATTGTCACCGATCCAGACTTGAGCTCTCCACGGGAAGCAAGAATCTTCCTTCAAAAATTACGATCCATACTTGAACACCTTGGAGTATCAAATGGTGGCCTAGAGGGGGCAATGAGATGCGACGCAAATATATCCATTATTGGAGGACCACGTGTCGAAATTAAGAATATTTCATCCTTTAAAGAAGTTGAGCGTGCGTTAAACTTTGAAATTGCCCGCCAGAAAGACCTTGTATCCAAAGGTATTTCTGTTAAACAAGAAACTAGACATTGGGATGAGACGCGACGAGTTACAATTTCACTTCGAATAAAAGAGGAGGAACAAGACTACCGCTACTTTCCAGAATTAGATCTAATACCTATTAATATCACTAAAAGCTGGCTGGAACAACTTAAGTCAAAAATGCCAGAGCTACCGGATGCCAGGAGAATTCGATTAACCAAAGAGTATGGACTTCCAAGCTATGATGCGGAGGTGCTAACAAGCGACAAGTCGCTTGCTGATTTCTTTGAAAGCTGTGTTAAACTTGGCAAAGCCCCTAAGACGGTTAGCAACTGGTTAATGACAGATGTGTTACGTTGCCTTCACAACTTCAACTTAGAGTTAACCGAAACGAAATTTACTCCTGAACAATTAGTTGAAATGATAACTTTAATTGAAGATGGGGTTATTAGCGGGAAAATCGCGAAAATGATTCTTCCGGAAATGATCAAAACCGGGGAAAGCCCAAGGCTCATCGTTAAAGAGCGAGGCTTAGTGAAGATAAGCGGTCGTGAGGAGCTTCAATTACTCATTGGACAGGTATGCGAAGAGAACCCTGATGCAGTAAAAGATGCATTAAAAGACGAAAAAGCAATTCATTTCTTAATTGGTAAGCTAATGCAAAAAACAAGAGGACGCGCTGATCCAAAGCTAGCTGACGAACTTATAAGAGCTCATTTAGCGCTATTGAAGAGCCGCGTTTCTACTCCTTAA